The DNA segment TGCTGAGAAAAAAAGTGTTGAAGAAAGCGACCCGCAGGAATTTGAAAACGATATGGAACGAATAAGAATAGCCGAAGAAGAAGCTTCTAAGATTTTGTCTGAAGCAACAAAAAAAGGAGAAAGTATAATATTAGAAGCAAAAGAGAAAGCCAACAAAATAATAGACGAGGCGCGTGAGAAGGCTATAGCTGAGAAAAACCGAATAATTGAAGAAGGAAGAAAGAACATAGAAAAAGAGAAGCGTGCGATTATTGCCAGTTCACGCATGCAGGCAAAAAAACTTTCATCGCGGTCCTTATCGCTTGCATACGCCAGGAAAATTGCGCAAGAGCTTGTCTAAACCCGTAATGGTTCTAAGCGGAGAGGACAAAGGATGATTAAACCTGAAAAGATGCAAAAGGTTAGAATCATAGGGTTGCGAAAAGACGAACCTCACGTAATTTCGACTCTGCACGAGCTTGGGCTTCTGGAAATAACCGCCGTAGATACGAGACTTAACGTCTCACGAGAGAAACTTCTGGATGTTTATTTCATAGTCTCTGAACATTTAACACGAATTCGAGGTATAAGAAGCACGCTTATTCCGTTGTCTCGTGGAAAAAAAAGACTTTCACTTGAAGAAGCTATTTCAAAGTCTAAATATCTTGTTAAACTTGAGGAACGAATAAAGCTCTTAGAAGCTAAGCGTGAGATGGCAGAAAGCAGAATAGATGACCTTTTAGAGCAGCACTCTCAACTTAAAAAAATACAGAACCTAGATATAGACTTGGGGCGTCTCTATCCTTCGAAATACACAGAAAGCTTCATTGGCACAATAAAAAGAAAAAATTACCAACAGCTAAAAAACCAACTAGGGCAAAACGTTACTTTATCTATAGCTCATTCTGAAGAAGGCGGGTACGCCTGCGCAATATGTGCCTCCAAAAAAGAAAATATCCGTCAAATTCTTGAGAAGAGCGGGTTTGAGTTTATCAGCATACCACCCTTGACTGGAACGCCAAAGGAAAACCTCCTAAAAATAGAAAAAGAGGCAGAAGCACTTCGAAAGAGTCTTGAAGAAATAAATGAAGAGTATCTCTCAATATCAGAAGAACATTGGGAACAGATAGATTCAATAGATAGGGCTTTGAAGATCTGGGAGGCAAGATGTGTTAAGGTTTCTGAGTTTGGAGCAACCCAGGAAACCTTCATTGCTGAGGGTTGGTGCACGGCTAAAAATTATCATCGGTTGGAAACAGGTTTAAAGAAGGTTTTTGGGAAACGAATTTTTATAAAACAAATCGAAGGCGGTGAGCCACCAACAAAACTCTCCAATCCAAAACCCGTCCGTCCCTTTGAATTTTTAGTTGAGTTTTTTTCGTTGCCAAAGGCATGGGAAATCGACCCTTCCTCAATTTTAGCATTTACCTTCCCCTTTATTTATGGCATGATGGTAGGAGACGTAGGCTATGGTCTCATCTCACTTGTTTTTGCATTACTTCTTATCTCATTAACCAAGTCTCCGATGTTACAAGGATTTGCGAAATTGTGGGCTTTAGCAGCAATTCCATCAATAGTCTTTGGGATTTTTTTTGATGAGTGGTTTGGCTTTACCTTCGAGTCGTTTATGCACGAACTTGGATTCTCGGTCAGCGGCAGTTTTCTTAAAGTTTTCTTCAATTTAGATATTCACCTTTCTCGTTTGCATGATATAAAACAACTCATCTTTCTCTCAGTCATTGTTGGAATTTTGCATCTTATCCTTGGCCTTTTCTTAGGCTTCCTAAATGAACGCGATCATTCACGAGCCCATGCAATAGCAAAACTTGGTTGGATTGGTCTTCTCATCGCAGGAATTCTTCTTGTGCCAAACTTAATGTTTAAAACGTCACTTCTGCATCTGCCTTTTGATGAAGTTATCATGGGAGCTATACTCTTTGCGGTTTCTCTTATAGCAATTATAAACGCAGAAGGTATTGTTGGAGTTTTTGAAATTCCCAGCATTGCAGGAAATGCACTTTCATATTCACGAATTGCAGCTGTGGGCCTCGCAGGCGTGGTGGTTGCTGAAGCAATAATAAATAAGCTTATCTTTGAAGGTGTTGCCCTTCCAAATAAAGAAAATGCTCTTCTATTTATTGTTTTAGTCTTTATAGTTTTCTTCCTCCATGCGATAAATACCTTCCTAGCCATGTTTGAATCCCTTGTTCAAGGAGCCCGACTCAACCTGGTTGAGTTTTATGGGAAGTTCTTTCATGGCGGAGGAAAAAGGTTTTCGCCTTTTTCGATGGAGGAGAGAT comes from the Candidatus Anstonellales archaeon genome and includes:
- a CDS encoding V-type ATP synthase subunit I, with protein sequence MIKPEKMQKVRIIGLRKDEPHVISTLHELGLLEITAVDTRLNVSREKLLDVYFIVSEHLTRIRGIRSTLIPLSRGKKRLSLEEAISKSKYLVKLEERIKLLEAKREMAESRIDDLLEQHSQLKKIQNLDIDLGRLYPSKYTESFIGTIKRKNYQQLKNQLGQNVTLSIAHSEEGGYACAICASKKENIRQILEKSGFEFISIPPLTGTPKENLLKIEKEAEALRKSLEEINEEYLSISEEHWEQIDSIDRALKIWEARCVKVSEFGATQETFIAEGWCTAKNYHRLETGLKKVFGKRIFIKQIEGGEPPTKLSNPKPVRPFEFLVEFFSLPKAWEIDPSSILAFTFPFIYGMMVGDVGYGLISLVFALLLISLTKSPMLQGFAKLWALAAIPSIVFGIFFDEWFGFTFESFMHELGFSVSGSFLKVFFNLDIHLSRLHDIKQLIFLSVIVGILHLILGLFLGFLNERDHSRAHAIAKLGWIGLLIAGILLVPNLMFKTSLLHLPFDEVIMGAILFAVSLIAIINAEGIVGVFEIPSIAGNALSYSRIAAVGLAGVVVAEAIINKLIFEGVALPNKENALLFIVLVFIVFFLHAINTFLAMFESLVQGARLNLVEFYGKFFHGGGKRFSPFSMEER